In Leuconostoc kimchii IMSNU 11154, the DNA window CGTCTGCGTTTTATTTTTGGCATTTGTAGCGAGATTAACAATAACTGTATGACGATATGAACTAAACTGGGTAATGATTTTGCCATTAATCAATAAGTCAAAGTTTTTAATTGGCAAAGCTGCACCGAGAGTGAGATAGTAACTATCGTTAGTTGTTGGTGTGAATTTCAAATCTAATTGAGCTGGCTTTGTCTTGTCGTTTTTAATCAATGTTGCACCTGTGATAGCTGTTGGTGCGTTGACATTTTTACCAATAGATTGCTGGAAATTTGCGACGTTAACAGACGAACTTGTATCACCAGATAATCCTTGCCAAACGTTACCTTGATTTTGAAGGGGATTATTTTGTAGCATTTTTGTCTTCAACACGTCATGATGTGCGGCAAACGCAATTGGTAACGCGTTTTTATTCTGCCAAACACGAACTTGATCTGAATTAGATGTTGGCAAATAGTGTGCCGTATCTGGACGATAGCCGATTAAATGCGTGTTTGGTTCTCCTGGTTTGTTAGAAGCTTTAGCATTAGGGGTTATCATATATTTCATCCCCAGTAGTGCATCAGACAATAAGCTACCATTGCTGTAAACGACATAATTATCGCCCTCTGGTTGACCAAAGTCACCAAAAAAACTTGGTGTCATTTTTGGTAAAGCTGAACTAAAGTGCGACCCACCATAATAATCAAGCATCATAGAATCGCCACGTGTTCGTTGAAATGTCTGCGCGACACGATACCATGACTTATCGTTTTTAATCGTGTGATCAGCAGTATTGAGGGCTTTGATCGCATTTTGGTATTCAGTGTTTGTTAAATAAGAAAAACGATTGAGAGATAAGGCTAGATTAGCCGTCAAAGAAAGCATTGTGAGCAACATCAAGAAAGGAAACCAAAATCGGTCATGTTGTTTAAACATCAATTGTGCTAGTGTCAGTAGAAAGATACCTATAAAAATAGCAATACTTTGTTGATTGATATAAGCAATCGTGTGATCGACAGTCAGTGCATAACTACTCAAGCAACCCAAAGCAATCAGTAATGCTAGAACTGTTTTTAATCGTGGTTGCCAAGTAGGCTGCCATGATAATGCTGCTAAATAAATGATGAAGAAGCTGATGATGAAACTAAATCGGTAAGGATACCACACTGGATATTGAAAGCCATGAAATAATAATGTTAAAGGCGCCCATGTTGTTGCTAAAAATAAGAAAGCAAGGATAATTGTACCACCAAGCTTAACGTACCAACGCAAGATCTTCGTGGTGAAAAAAGTGATGAGTGTGATTAATATAAACGCAGAAACATAAAAATTTGCTTGTCCTGTTTGCATTTGATCAAAATCAAAACTACCAGGAATGAGTTTGAGTAAAAGTTTCACGGGATTATTATCAAATTTTAAGGACCAGTCAGAATTATATTGTGATTTTCCTAGTTTTAATTGGTAATAGGTTGGGAGAATAAGCCAAGCGCTTAACGCACCACCAGTCAAGCTTCCTAAAACAAACTGTTTAAAGGTAATCCACCGTGATTTTATTTGATTTGGCCATGTGATACGCCAAATGAAGTAGATCGTGATAAAAATGGCAATCATGTACCCAATGTAATAGTTACTGATAATTGTTAAAGCCAGAATAAGGGCATATTGCCACCAAGTTGCACGATAAAAAAGCTTCTCTAACTGTAAAATGAGGAGGGGGAGTAAGATGGCAGCATCTAGCCACAGTAAATTAAGATCGTTTGCAATGAACCAACCAGAAAGCGCATAATTAATTGCAAATAATGTGATATAGTAACCATTTTGAAGCTTGAGTTTTTTGATAAGGTAGGCCATTGAAAGACCAGCCATACCAAATTTTAAAACAGTTACTAATAAAATGGCGGCAGGTAATTGTATAATAGGAATAAAGAGATAAATGAAGTTAAATGGGCTCATCAAATAATATGCCCATTCGCCAATCATATCACCACCTAAAGCATTACTAAAAGAATAAAAGAAACTGCTTGGATGTGATAATAAAGTGTGCTTAAAAGCAGCAAATTGATCAATGTACTGTTGACCTAAGTCAACTGTTAGAATAGAATTAGTGCCAAAAGGGGCCATGCCACGGTAAATAAAATACCCTAACATGAGTAATAAAGGCAACCAAAAACTAAGGGCTAGTGGTGAGATGAAGCATTGTTTTTTACTCATGCTACTAATATACCAAATTTTTACTGTAATTTTAGCGCAAAAACTGTATTTGTGGTAATCTAGATAGATAGTTTATTGATAAATTGGGGTCAAACATGCAACGTAATCCTTACCTAGAAGATCGTGATAAAAAAAATAACGCC includes these proteins:
- a CDS encoding YfhO family protein: MSKKQCFISPLALSFWLPLLLMLGYFIYRGMAPFGTNSILTVDLGQQYIDQFAAFKHTLLSHPSSFFYSFSNALGGDMIGEWAYYLMSPFNFIYLFIPIIQLPAAILLVTVLKFGMAGLSMAYLIKKLKLQNGYYITLFAINYALSGWFIANDLNLLWLDAAILLPLLILQLEKLFYRATWWQYALILALTIISNYYIGYMIAIFITIYFIWRITWPNQIKSRWITFKQFVLGSLTGGALSAWLILPTYYQLKLGKSQYNSDWSLKFDNNPVKLLLKLIPGSFDFDQMQTGQANFYVSAFILITLITFFTTKILRWYVKLGGTIILAFLFLATTWAPLTLLFHGFQYPVWYPYRFSFIISFFIIYLAALSWQPTWQPRLKTVLALLIALGCLSSYALTVDHTIAYINQQSIAIFIGIFLLTLAQLMFKQHDRFWFPFLMLLTMLSLTANLALSLNRFSYLTNTEYQNAIKALNTADHTIKNDKSWYRVAQTFQRTRGDSMMLDYYGGSHFSSALPKMTPSFFGDFGQPEGDNYVVYSNGSLLSDALLGMKYMITPNAKASNKPGEPNTHLIGYRPDTAHYLPTSNSDQVRVWQNKNALPIAFAAHHDVLKTKMLQNNPLQNQGNVWQGLSGDTSSSVNVANFQQSIGKNVNAPTAITGATLIKNDKTKPAQLDLKFTPTTNDSYYLTLGAALPIKNFDLLINGKIITQFSSYRHTVIVNLATNAKNKTQTVTVRFKQTQTLVLNNFTLYRLNNHQFENNVATLKRHPLQITSRNERKITGNITTTAKQPLIMTTIPNVPGWQVTLDGKSVTSQKVANYFLAVKTIPGKHTIQFKYTPPLFIIGSWLSLFACLFLIISAIHHKKLARKCSA